The Lycium barbarum isolate Lr01 chromosome 10, ASM1917538v2, whole genome shotgun sequence genome includes a region encoding these proteins:
- the LOC132615456 gene encoding uncharacterized protein LOC132615456 → MESSDASKKDIGWNYGAKGPTKDSVTCIFCRETFNGGITRHKQHLIGGYRNVKKCGTCPPEIREELKKYVESKQLLKTQMLHQPSLANLSDEDDEMRPPPSKTQKMSSNASSTARTANVKGPMNLYYPQTSKGKGSSSTAASDASKKLLRDRAVSAFVVWGYDAGLPFNCVNHKSFDKYIEAIGQYGPGMKPPTYHEIRVTHLKKEVEKIDEIIEEHKLIWTEFGCSIMMDKWTARNGKMIINILVNSPLGGVFLGSVDASDESTNSTKMFNLFEKTIKQIGPENVIQVVTDNASENVKAGDMIMGVYPHIYWTPCAAHCINLMFGDIFKINPYASVFQKAIKIHSYIAMRPLLLNMMRRYTNQRNLVKPAKTRFATAFLTLQSFYMQKKNLRTMIFSTEWTESRFAKELLGKEVVRHLTSTSFWNDVVRALKVGSPLIVALRLVDGEKKSSMGYIYEAMDRAKEAIEKGFHGDRKQYEKVFEIIDRRWTDQLHRPLHAAGHVLNPGMFYTNYQNKTLSTEVWNGYFECVNKMVPNATQDALIKELHMYKNALGTFGMPQAIRNRDKTSPCKWVDLVIFIALLKLFDLFIIIKPLIFFYN, encoded by the exons ATGGAATCGTCGGACGCTAGCAAAAAAGACATAGGTTGGAATTATGGTGCCAAAGGCCCAACAAAAGATTCAGTCACATGTATCTTTTGTCGAGAAACTTTCAATGGCGGAATTACTCGACACAAACAACATTTGATTGGTGGTTACAGAAATGTAAAAAAATGTGGAACTTGTCCTCCTGAAATTAGGGAAGAATTAAAAAAGTATGTTGAAAGTAAACAGTTGTTAAAAACTCAAATGTTGCACCAACCATCCTTGGCTAATCTctctgatgaagatgatgaaatgAGGCCTCCTCcctcaaaaacacaaaaaatgtCATCCAATGCATCATCCACGGCACGGACTGCCAATGTGAAAGGTCCCATGAATCTTTATTACCCGCAAACATCAAAGGGGAAGGGAAGCAGTAGCACGGCAGCGTCTGATGCATCCAAGAAGTTGCTAAGAGATCGCGCTGTAAGTGCTTTTGTAGTATGGGGATATGATGCAGGGCTCCCTTTTAATTGTGTAAATCACAAAAGTTTTGATAAATACATTGAGGCCATAGgacaatatggcccaggaatgaaaCCTCCTACCTATCACGAAATTAGAGTTACTCATCTAAAAAAAGAGGTGGAGAAGATAGATGAGATTATTGAGGAACATAAATTGATATGGACAGAGTTTGGGTGTTCAATTATGATGGACAAGTGGACAGCACGAAATGGAAAAATGATCATCAATATTTTGGTCAATTCTCCATTAGGTGGTGTGTTTCTTGGGTCAGTCGATGCTAGTGATGAATCTACAAATTCCACCAAGATGTTCAACTTGTTTGAGAAGACTATTAAGCAAATTGGACCGGAAAATGTTATACAAGTTGTTACCGATAATGCTAGCGAGAATGTTAAAGCCGGTGACATGATAATGGGTGTGTACCCGCACATTTACTGGACTCCATGTGCTGCCCATTGTATCAATTTGATGTTTGGTGACATCTTCAAAATAAACCCGTATGCTTCAG TTTTTCAGAAGGCCATTAAGATACATTCTTACATAGCAATGAGACCATTGTTGTTGAACATGATGAGAAGATATACAAACCAAAGAAATTTGGTGAAACCGGCTAAGACAAGATTTGCAACGGCCTTCTTAACTTTGCAATCTTTTTACATGCAAAAGAAAAACTTGAGAACTATGATCTTCTCAACCGAATGGACAGAAAGTAGATTTGCAAAGGAACTTTTGGGAAAAGAAGTTGTCAGACATCTTACTTCTACATCTTTTTGGAATGATGTTGTTAGGGCACTTAAAGTTGGTTCACCTTTGATAGTAGCGCTTCGCTTGGTGGATGgagaaaaaaaatcatcaatgGGCTATATTTATGAAGCAATGGATAGAGCCAAAGAAGCTATTGAAAAGGGTTTTCATGGTGATCGGAAGCAATATGAGAAAGTTTTCGAAATCATTGATCGGCGGTGGACGGACCAACTTCATAGACCTTTGCATGCAGCAGGCCATGTTTTGAACCCGGGAATGTTTTACACTAATTATCAAAATAAGACTTTATCAACAGAAGTGTGGAATGGTTACTTTGAATGTGTTAATAAGATGGTCCCTAATGCAACACAAGATGCTCTCATCAAAGAGCTTCATATGTATAAAAATGCATTGGGGACTTTTGGTATGCCTCAGGCTATAAGAAACAGA